A genomic segment from Legionella quinlivanii encodes:
- a CDS encoding DUF6159 family protein: MSYAPRFHAGWQFLVSCFRFLMKNPALLILPILSMLAVIIAVAGLFVGSFFEFNHIMHLYQHQKPIFFIVILAFYFVLAFITIFFNASLITCVIHRLQGQKMNIFQAMASTLKKTVPLLGWTLISATIASFFHYLERSHSTVADILSAIFGFSWSVITYFVMPVMVAENVGPITAIKQSVRMLGKGWRKLLIVNFILFLIIAAVVAVFCLIANLLKPQLQSVANEYSMAFVLVFIGLWLIVNTTFNAIFNSALYLYIKGDHPPEFDSQVIRDLIVNKKNIELPDNLKNR; encoded by the coding sequence ATGTCTTACGCACCACGTTTTCATGCGGGCTGGCAATTTTTGGTATCCTGCTTTCGTTTTCTAATGAAAAATCCGGCCTTGCTTATTTTGCCCATTCTCAGCATGCTGGCGGTAATTATTGCGGTTGCGGGTTTGTTTGTGGGTTCATTTTTTGAATTTAACCATATTATGCACCTCTATCAGCACCAAAAACCTATCTTCTTTATAGTCATCCTCGCTTTTTATTTTGTACTGGCTTTCATCACCATATTTTTTAATGCCTCTTTAATTACCTGTGTGATTCACCGCCTGCAAGGTCAGAAGATGAATATTTTCCAGGCAATGGCCAGCACATTGAAAAAAACGGTCCCCTTGCTGGGCTGGACTTTAATCAGCGCTACCATCGCCAGCTTTTTCCACTACCTTGAACGAAGCCATAGTACGGTTGCTGATATACTCAGTGCGATTTTCGGATTCTCCTGGTCAGTGATAACCTATTTTGTCATGCCGGTGATGGTTGCTGAAAATGTCGGTCCGATTACAGCAATCAAGCAATCGGTCAGAATGCTCGGCAAAGGATGGCGCAAGCTCCTGATTGTTAATTTCATTCTTTTTCTGATTATCGCCGCTGTTGTGGCCGTCTTTTGCCTGATTGCTAACCTGCTTAAGCCACAGCTCCAGTCAGTAGCTAACGAGTATAGTATGGCCTTTGTTCTGGTCTTTATTGGATTATGGCTGATTGTTAATACGACTTTTAACGCCATTTTTAACAGTGCCTTATATCTTTATATTAAAGGGGATCATCCTCCTGAGTTTGATAGCCAGGTGATAAGGGATCTTATCGTTAACAAAAAAAATATTGAACTGCCTGATAATTTGAAGAATAGATAA
- the ankY gene encoding Dot/Icm T4SS effector AnkY/LegA9: MSKFIAIFAQCLSPTASGDYMLAIQIAKSLHQTLVSNNPENIQLVLTTTRESMHHYQALCGSHLTELGISVIALEDLTDEQNSMLAFIDANRCKPADGNLMLAAFSPETKYIFAGAPNAPDFSEDWMTQEIDFQNYLDQPELFFYLPPSQKIFSSTGLGPDRLGITAITPLNQLPLLNEEQAALIPNRAYSFAYVNNHNFNASWKAITNYTEITGQHQLMLLGDFSTQEIDFLRGKMNEILLAQGNIEPAVIHHHAIVENKLMRQLMSHSSGDLIVTTGTQSTLEAFVDQKLPFYQYTEHNADFVDSYLETLRSLLLLRMSDSPQTRKIVILFAELLFAAKPLENADSEYLKSCLGKNLLCQIMKTANAEIVATAQGRLGPRLLGFINQNNPSALQELEEKYLRVCVTLLKRGESEYPDLDEALRRAASKGMVFELKVLLQRIKTHNEELDEPDERFGRSALLWAVIKKQATCMRLLLKAGSDVNFQDDMGETAAHYAVRLKRKDLLEICIREGADLSVRDKKHMTVLHHASRLGLDDIVAFLITSGASVDVMNKQRNTPLHLALQGRNKTEVIRHLVDAGANPRIRNHSGRKACDNPVFIQFMKTQNSKEKNKEEAAHVALNESFPISCTHAMSC, from the coding sequence ATGTCTAAATTTATTGCCATTTTTGCTCAATGCCTAAGTCCTACCGCTTCAGGTGACTACATGCTGGCGATACAAATTGCTAAAAGCCTGCATCAAACCCTGGTAAGTAATAACCCGGAAAACATCCAGCTGGTTTTGACCACAACTCGCGAAAGCATGCATCACTACCAAGCGCTTTGCGGTTCTCACTTAACTGAGTTGGGTATATCCGTTATTGCTCTCGAAGACTTGACTGATGAGCAAAACTCAATGCTTGCATTTATTGATGCAAACCGTTGTAAACCGGCAGATGGTAATCTGATGCTCGCAGCATTCTCTCCTGAGACCAAGTACATTTTTGCAGGAGCACCCAATGCACCCGATTTCTCCGAAGACTGGATGACGCAAGAGATAGATTTTCAGAATTATTTAGACCAGCCTGAATTGTTTTTCTATCTTCCACCTTCGCAAAAAATCTTCAGCTCGACAGGCCTTGGTCCGGACCGACTAGGTATCACCGCAATAACCCCGCTTAATCAGTTACCTCTTTTAAATGAGGAACAAGCGGCTTTAATTCCCAACAGGGCTTATAGTTTTGCCTACGTAAATAATCATAATTTTAACGCAAGCTGGAAAGCAATAACGAATTACACCGAAATCACAGGCCAGCATCAGTTAATGCTGCTCGGTGATTTTTCAACGCAGGAGATTGATTTTCTGCGAGGGAAAATGAACGAAATTTTATTGGCCCAGGGTAATATTGAACCGGCCGTAATCCATCATCATGCAATAGTGGAAAATAAACTGATGAGACAATTGATGTCTCACTCTTCCGGCGATTTGATCGTTACAACGGGCACTCAAAGCACTCTGGAAGCATTCGTAGATCAAAAGTTGCCATTTTATCAATACACAGAGCACAATGCTGATTTTGTTGACTCTTATCTTGAAACACTTAGATCGCTTCTACTATTAAGGATGAGCGATTCGCCACAAACAAGGAAAATAGTGATTCTGTTTGCTGAGCTATTATTTGCAGCAAAACCTCTTGAAAATGCAGACAGCGAATACCTCAAATCATGTTTAGGCAAGAACTTGCTCTGTCAAATTATGAAAACAGCGAATGCTGAAATTGTAGCAACAGCCCAGGGACGACTAGGTCCGCGATTACTTGGTTTTATCAATCAGAACAATCCGTCTGCGCTTCAAGAGCTGGAAGAAAAGTACCTTCGAGTTTGTGTTACCCTGCTGAAACGGGGAGAATCAGAGTATCCCGATCTGGACGAAGCCTTACGCCGCGCCGCTTCAAAAGGGATGGTTTTTGAATTAAAAGTATTGCTCCAGAGGATAAAAACTCACAATGAGGAATTGGATGAACCCGATGAACGCTTTGGGCGCTCGGCTCTGCTCTGGGCTGTAATTAAAAAGCAAGCCACCTGTATGCGTCTTTTATTGAAAGCAGGCTCTGATGTGAATTTTCAGGATGATATGGGAGAAACAGCTGCTCATTATGCTGTCCGGCTTAAGCGAAAAGATTTACTGGAAATCTGTATTCGTGAAGGCGCCGATCTTTCTGTCAGAGACAAGAAACACATGACAGTATTACATCATGCCTCGCGCCTGGGTCTGGATGATATCGTTGCGTTTCTGATTACCTCAGGAGCATCAGTGGATGTTATGAATAAACAGAGAAATACTCCACTCCATCTCGCTTTGCAGGGGAGAAATAAAACAGAAGTTATCAGACATTTAGTGGATGCGGGAGCTAATCCCAGAATTCGTAATCATTCGGGCAGAAAAGCCTGTGATAATCCTGTATTCATACAATTCATGAAAACTCAGAACTCTAAAGAGAAAAACAAGGAGGAAGCAGCTCACGTAGCGCTGAATGAATCCTTCCCCATTTCCTGCACTCATGCGATGTCCTGCTAG
- a CDS encoding GNAT family N-acetyltransferase, whose product MTNINIVLDLEPSEQNNGILRRGIIDFNVAHLGEKASNCSVFARDENEKIIGGATLWVHSDAAYIDILWVEEAFRQQRIGSAIMKVVDDYARKQNLSALFVDTFDFQALDFYLKQGFQLVAEIKAYLLKHDRYYLRKDLSNAGISSLS is encoded by the coding sequence ATGACGAATATTAATATTGTTTTGGATCTTGAGCCCTCTGAACAGAATAACGGTATCCTTAGACGCGGAATCATTGATTTTAATGTGGCTCATCTGGGAGAAAAAGCGTCTAACTGCAGTGTGTTTGCGCGTGATGAGAATGAAAAGATTATTGGAGGGGCAACTCTTTGGGTACATAGCGACGCGGCTTATATCGATATTTTGTGGGTTGAGGAGGCGTTTCGCCAGCAGCGTATCGGCTCTGCAATCATGAAGGTAGTTGACGATTATGCCAGAAAACAAAATCTGTCCGCCTTATTTGTTGATACCTTTGACTTTCAGGCTTTGGATTTTTATTTAAAACAGGGGTTTCAATTAGTGGCCGAGATTAAAGCCTATCTGCTAAAGCATGATCGCTATTATTTACGCAAGGATTTATCGAATGCGGGAATCTCATCTCTGAGCTAA
- a CDS encoding Smr/MutS family protein — MAEDNLSDEDKALFRNAMQSVKPLRQSNKIVEQSAKPLPLPSKKTTFAERPLPTVFLSDTYRDELHSDSVLSWTSHPIPSKRMRELKTGLIHIQARLDLHGKTPDSAREALIHFISKETLAGHRCVLIIHGKGGLRGEKPILKNLVNYWLPQLSQVLAFHSALARDGGNGAVYVLLKKIKTEL; from the coding sequence ATGGCTGAAGACAATTTATCCGATGAAGATAAAGCATTATTTAGAAATGCAATGCAATCGGTCAAACCGCTTCGGCAATCGAATAAAATAGTCGAACAGTCTGCAAAGCCCCTACCGCTTCCTTCCAAAAAGACAACCTTTGCAGAGCGTCCTCTACCCACTGTTTTTTTATCTGATACCTATCGTGACGAATTGCATAGCGATTCTGTTTTATCCTGGACGTCTCACCCAATTCCATCCAAAAGAATGCGTGAGTTAAAAACCGGCCTCATCCACATTCAGGCAAGACTTGATTTACATGGCAAGACCCCGGATTCAGCCCGTGAAGCGCTTATTCATTTTATCAGCAAAGAAACCTTAGCCGGTCATCGTTGTGTATTGATTATCCATGGAAAAGGCGGGTTACGAGGAGAAAAACCTATATTGAAAAATCTGGTTAATTACTGGCTGCCACAACTATCTCAAGTCCTTGCTTTTCATAGTGCTTTAGCGAGAGATGGGGGCAATGGCGCAGTGTATGTTTTGTTGAAAAAAATCAAAACTGAGCTATGA
- the udk gene encoding uridine kinase yields the protein MSKQPIIIGISGPSASGKSLLANTIVNELGSQQVVVISEDAYYKDNSHLPFAEREKINYDHPDAFDHALLCEHLKLLRRGESVNIPIYSHSKHLRLPETRSVGRHAIIVLEGILLFSDKALREIMDIRIFMSTPLDVCLTRRLKRDVVERHRSFESVVHQYETTVRPMYLQFIEPSSRYADIIVPRGGENRIAIDMIQAKMRELLAMHNNE from the coding sequence ATGAGTAAACAACCCATTATTATTGGCATTTCCGGGCCTTCGGCTTCCGGTAAAAGCCTGCTTGCAAATACTATTGTTAACGAACTCGGTTCTCAGCAAGTTGTCGTCATTTCCGAAGACGCCTATTACAAAGATAATAGCCATCTTCCTTTTGCCGAACGTGAAAAAATCAATTACGACCATCCGGACGCTTTTGATCATGCCTTGCTTTGTGAACATTTGAAACTGTTGCGTCGCGGCGAATCAGTCAATATTCCCATTTATTCACACTCCAAACATCTCCGTTTACCGGAAACCCGCTCAGTCGGCCGGCATGCCATTATAGTTCTGGAAGGAATATTATTATTCTCCGATAAAGCACTGCGCGAAATTATGGATATTCGTATCTTTATGTCGACGCCTCTTGACGTTTGCCTGACTCGCCGGCTAAAACGTGATGTGGTTGAGCGTCATCGCTCTTTTGAGTCTGTGGTGCATCAATACGAAACCACCGTGCGGCCAATGTATCTGCAGTTTATTGAACCATCAAGCCGCTATGCCGATATTATTGTTCCTCGTGGCGGTGAAAATCGAATTGCGATTGATATGATTCAGGCAAAAATGCGTGAGCTTCTGGCCATGCATAACAATGAATAA
- a CDS encoding enoyl-ACP reductase FabI, whose product MGFLNGKKALIVGLASNRSIAYGIAKSFHEQGAELAFTYQSEKLQGRVESMAAEFNSQLTFPCDVADDMQVNAVFEQLGTHWDKLDILVHSVAFAPADQISGDFIESCNREGFHIAHDISAYSLIGLAKAALPMMEGTEGSVITLSYYGAEKAVPNYNVMGIAKASLEASVRYLAASLGRRGLRVNAISAGPIKTLAAAGIKDFRKMQNAYANTTPLKRNVTAEEVGNTAAFLASSLSSGITGEVIHVDAGYHAVSMSNLEE is encoded by the coding sequence ATGGGTTTCTTAAACGGCAAAAAAGCATTAATCGTTGGTCTTGCCAGTAATCGCTCCATAGCTTATGGAATTGCCAAGTCATTCCATGAACAAGGCGCGGAACTTGCCTTTACGTACCAAAGTGAAAAACTGCAAGGTCGTGTGGAATCAATGGCGGCTGAATTTAACTCACAACTTACTTTTCCTTGCGACGTTGCTGATGATATGCAGGTGAATGCAGTATTTGAACAATTGGGTACTCACTGGGATAAACTCGATATTCTGGTTCATTCTGTAGCCTTTGCACCAGCCGATCAGATAAGCGGTGATTTTATTGAGTCCTGCAACCGTGAAGGTTTTCATATTGCCCACGATATCAGTGCCTATAGTCTGATTGGTCTTGCCAAAGCGGCTCTGCCAATGATGGAGGGTACAGAAGGCTCTGTGATCACACTTAGCTATTACGGCGCTGAAAAAGCAGTACCGAATTACAATGTCATGGGTATAGCCAAAGCAAGCCTTGAAGCCTCTGTACGCTATCTCGCAGCAAGCCTGGGTCGCCGCGGTTTACGAGTGAATGCGATTTCTGCCGGGCCCATCAAAACGCTGGCAGCAGCAGGCATTAAGGATTTCCGTAAAATGCAGAATGCCTATGCGAATACAACGCCTTTAAAGCGGAATGTGACCGCAGAGGAAGTAGGGAATACCGCAGCATTTCTAGCGTCTTCCCTTTCCTCAGGTATTACAGGTGAGGTTATTCATGTGGATGCGGGTTATCATGCCGTTTCCATGTCGAATCTCGAAGAGTAA
- a CDS encoding murein transglycosylase A: MVNQKPAAPMVVNQLTLKQIPYYKLPGWQEADVKKSLSAFRKSCETFLKKDPDHPVGSKQINLKAEDWQPACKAALSMNNVYEEEARQFFEKWFYPIEFGKKKPSKGVFTGYYTPLVKGSLTRSKVYNTPIYGMPAKRSASYTREQIDKGVLNHKAPVIAWINSPVDRLFLEIEGAAVVRLKNGKDLYLSYAGENGAPYTSIGSVLIKKGIMNKDNASKTAIKHYLSNNPGKVNPILHQNKSFVFFQNLKKPAALGAQGMALTPGYSLAIDRQWIPLGAPLWLVTKVPVPNEPQKQFKRLMIAQDTGGAIRGLVRGDIYWGASEKAAYLGEHMKNQGRYWLLLPKHAIHKIQYNYFSPKIKQVIQAVKRWPSWIRHSIG, encoded by the coding sequence ATGGTTAATCAAAAACCTGCTGCCCCGATGGTAGTTAATCAGCTGACACTGAAACAAATCCCCTATTACAAGCTGCCCGGCTGGCAGGAAGCAGATGTCAAGAAGTCCTTGTCTGCTTTCAGAAAATCCTGCGAAACATTTCTGAAAAAAGATCCTGATCATCCAGTGGGTTCAAAGCAAATTAATTTAAAAGCTGAAGACTGGCAGCCGGCGTGTAAAGCCGCCCTATCCATGAATAATGTCTATGAGGAAGAAGCCAGACAATTTTTTGAAAAATGGTTTTATCCTATTGAATTCGGCAAAAAAAAGCCCAGCAAAGGAGTTTTTACCGGTTATTACACCCCGCTGGTTAAAGGCAGCCTGACTCGCTCTAAAGTCTACAATACCCCTATTTATGGAATGCCGGCCAAGCGAAGCGCTTCGTATACCCGTGAACAGATTGATAAAGGGGTTTTAAACCATAAAGCTCCTGTAATTGCCTGGATCAACAGCCCTGTAGATCGCTTATTTCTGGAAATAGAGGGAGCTGCTGTTGTCAGACTAAAGAACGGTAAAGATCTCTACCTTAGCTATGCAGGGGAAAATGGCGCACCTTATACGTCAATTGGCAGCGTTCTAATCAAAAAAGGCATTATGAATAAAGATAATGCGTCCAAGACAGCTATTAAGCACTATCTGTCAAATAATCCCGGAAAAGTAAACCCCATTCTTCACCAGAACAAATCCTTTGTTTTTTTCCAGAATCTGAAAAAACCGGCGGCACTGGGTGCCCAGGGAATGGCTTTAACACCGGGTTATTCCCTGGCAATCGATCGTCAATGGATTCCGCTAGGCGCTCCCCTCTGGCTGGTTACCAAAGTTCCTGTACCAAATGAGCCACAGAAGCAATTTAAACGTCTGATGATTGCTCAGGATACGGGAGGCGCTATTCGTGGATTAGTACGAGGCGATATCTACTGGGGAGCCAGTGAGAAAGCAGCTTATCTTGGTGAACACATGAAAAATCAAGGCCGCTATTGGCTTTTATTACCTAAACATGCCATTCATAAAATTCAATACAATTATTTCTCACCCAAAATAAAACAGGTTATTCAGGCAGTCAAGCGCTGGCCTTCATGGATTAGACATTCGATAGGCTAG
- a CDS encoding winged helix-turn-helix transcriptional regulator: MSLQQKFSIYSEQCPSRNVFEKISDKWSILVINCLLDGTCRFGELKRKLEGISPKMLTQTLIKLERLGFVVRRSFPVLPLKVEYSLTSLGNELGKILGTLREWTESNMEAIMLSSSQFDETRKP; the protein is encoded by the coding sequence ATGTCTCTGCAGCAAAAGTTCTCAATCTATAGTGAACAATGCCCATCAAGAAATGTCTTTGAGAAAATCAGTGACAAATGGTCAATTTTGGTAATTAATTGTCTACTGGATGGAACTTGTCGGTTCGGGGAACTGAAACGGAAACTTGAGGGGATTTCCCCAAAAATGCTCACTCAGACATTAATTAAGTTGGAGCGCCTTGGCTTTGTAGTCAGACGATCCTTTCCTGTTTTACCTTTAAAAGTGGAGTATTCATTAACCTCCCTGGGTAATGAATTAGGTAAAATTCTTGGAACTTTAAGGGAATGGACTGAGTCTAATATGGAGGCAATAATGCTTTCCAGCAGTCAGTTTGATGAAACAAGAAAGCCCTAG
- a CDS encoding SurA N-terminal domain-containing protein, which produces MLQKLNERIQGLVAWIVIILIAVTFTLFGVDYYMQSHQASDAEVTVNDQPISKQAFEINYRRARQQRDPSEMSTESDVALKKEVLDGMVMNEVTVQAAQAAGFGVSIEQANAAIQSIPQFQQDGHFSAERYQQALSGAMFTPESFQKEVRQGMLLNQQRFAFIGTAFALPSEVKRFVKLYMQTRDYDYLQISTRLFMDKSQITNDQIETYYNSHKKEFIAPEKVVINFVRLSMQDVRKNLKINDEEVKRYYEENQNNFLTPAQWKVAHILFAIPADSSDEAAEQVKQNAEEAYQALQNNPAQFSQWVKTMSADKLSINNDGVLPWIVAGHTQFDKALSDLTTPGQISAPFRSGNGYEIFKLIDYKPAQLKPFEQVKAQIADQLMTELSQARYAQLLEQLTDLSYQSPDSLSPVADELKLTIEKSEPLTRGGDDTEIGKNKQIVNTAFSHDVMELGNNSEPIQLDSDSVIVLRVKKHTAASEKPLNAVRDEIIERLALENAANKAKALGTNLLSTKLDSSEDEKLIVANQLKWQEVDNATRDTDKAEAMINDLAFSLAKPNSVDGRKLMNGDFVIVRLKKISDGKLKNLDKEQQASLAQQIEANYGLMDYDLYVNQLVAKAKVDKH; this is translated from the coding sequence ATGTTGCAGAAGCTGAACGAACGTATACAAGGCCTTGTGGCCTGGATAGTTATAATTCTGATTGCCGTAACATTTACATTATTCGGGGTCGACTACTATATGCAATCACACCAGGCTTCCGACGCAGAAGTGACGGTGAATGATCAGCCCATTAGCAAACAAGCCTTTGAAATCAATTATCGGCGTGCTCGTCAGCAGCGTGATCCGTCCGAAATGTCTACTGAAAGTGATGTGGCATTGAAAAAAGAAGTACTCGACGGGATGGTGATGAATGAAGTTACAGTACAAGCCGCACAGGCCGCTGGCTTTGGAGTCAGTATTGAGCAGGCGAATGCTGCAATTCAAAGTATCCCACAGTTTCAGCAGGACGGTCATTTTTCAGCTGAGCGCTACCAGCAGGCTTTGAGCGGAGCCATGTTTACCCCGGAATCTTTCCAAAAGGAAGTCCGTCAGGGGATGCTGCTCAATCAGCAACGTTTTGCTTTTATCGGTACGGCATTTGCATTGCCCAGCGAAGTGAAGCGTTTTGTGAAGCTATATATGCAAACCAGGGATTACGATTACCTGCAAATTTCTACCAGGCTGTTCATGGATAAATCTCAAATTACCAATGATCAGATAGAAACTTATTATAACAGTCATAAAAAAGAATTTATCGCACCAGAAAAAGTAGTTATTAACTTTGTTCGTCTTTCAATGCAGGATGTCCGTAAAAACCTGAAAATTAATGATGAAGAGGTCAAACGTTACTACGAAGAAAACCAGAATAACTTTCTGACCCCCGCCCAGTGGAAGGTGGCTCATATTCTGTTTGCCATCCCCGCGGATTCCTCTGATGAAGCGGCTGAGCAGGTTAAACAAAATGCAGAGGAAGCTTACCAGGCACTGCAAAATAATCCCGCACAGTTTTCACAATGGGTTAAGACAATGTCTGCCGACAAGTTATCAATTAATAATGATGGCGTATTACCCTGGATAGTTGCAGGGCATACCCAGTTTGATAAAGCCCTTTCTGATTTAACGACTCCAGGACAGATCTCTGCTCCCTTTCGTAGCGGAAACGGTTATGAAATTTTCAAATTAATTGATTACAAACCTGCGCAATTAAAACCTTTTGAACAAGTCAAAGCGCAGATAGCCGATCAACTGATGACCGAGTTATCGCAAGCCCGTTATGCGCAATTACTGGAACAATTGACGGACTTAAGTTATCAAAGCCCTGATTCCTTATCACCCGTGGCTGATGAATTAAAATTGACTATTGAGAAATCTGAGCCATTAACACGGGGCGGAGATGATACCGAGATTGGCAAGAATAAACAGATCGTCAATACAGCGTTTAGCCATGATGTGATGGAATTGGGGAATAATAGCGAACCGATCCAGTTAGATAGTGATAGTGTGATTGTATTGCGCGTTAAAAAACATACAGCCGCCAGTGAAAAACCTCTGAATGCGGTTCGCGATGAAATAATCGAACGTCTCGCTTTGGAAAATGCGGCGAATAAGGCCAAAGCATTGGGTACTAACCTTTTATCTACCAAACTGGACTCATCAGAGGATGAGAAGCTGATTGTAGCGAATCAGTTAAAATGGCAAGAGGTTGACAATGCTACTCGTGATACTGACAAAGCCGAAGCAATGATTAACGATCTTGCTTTCAGCCTGGCCAAGCCAAACAGTGTCGACGGCAGAAAATTAATGAATGGCGATTTTGTAATCGTTCGATTAAAAAAGATTTCTGATGGAAAACTAAAAAATTTGGATAAAGAACAACAAGCCAGTTTGGCGCAGCAAATAGAAGCAAATTATGGATTAATGGATTACGATCTTTATGTCAATCAACTGGTTGCCAAAGCCAAGGTTGACAAACATTAA
- a CDS encoding HU family DNA-binding protein produces the protein MNKTELVEAIASGSGVTKADAGRVLEVFMSTIIDALKSGDQVVLPGFGSFSTGNRSARVGRNPQTGEQIEIKASRVAKFKAGKSLKEAVQEA, from the coding sequence ATGAACAAAACTGAATTGGTAGAAGCAATTGCAAGCGGTTCTGGTGTTACTAAAGCCGACGCTGGACGAGTTCTTGAAGTGTTTATGTCTACCATTATTGATGCACTGAAAAGTGGTGATCAGGTGGTTTTACCAGGATTCGGATCTTTTTCAACTGGTAACCGTTCTGCCCGTGTTGGAAGAAATCCACAAACTGGCGAACAAATTGAGATTAAAGCGTCAAGAGTTGCCAAGTTCAAAGCAGGCAAATCTCTTAAAGAGGCTGTACAAGAAGCGTAA